The proteins below come from a single Thunnus thynnus chromosome 10, fThuThy2.1, whole genome shotgun sequence genomic window:
- the mdc1 gene encoding mediator of DNA damage checkpoint protein 1 isoform X1 — translation MDATQMISDSILESDEEENEEENKDERGKPLAKLCILKNEHVPAAELPLFLGDNVIGRDPNTCTLPLPAPSVSKRHATICISVYRRRGSRSEVDMEALVWDLGSMNGTCKGRLKLTPNVRYALGEGDSLLVADIPCQYVSCAVDTVPSQGDMRGPVSRNSGVKARLRDALREKGGETSTGSKKCVNGGTKPSLLDLSDTRKTPARTTCLSFEQTPTQPQGSLVPESDSDSDEERGGRDYGRRKPLVSDCDSHKSSPICSTFLSPTNKIVPESEDESPITPSSSTKNRPYRHVSISKEESDIDVGRQQLKKKETLAIVDSKEEEGREEERAAPGGTTLEESGQDVPVKQESNVSTTRDEELPVSTRAVSTDVIPAFNMDSDTDVEGEEESVASAAPVTLNANQKADQPPNTAQFHMDSDTDVDEDEDTFDKGPKSVSLSDDNTKPPHAIPVIQPEGITMDSDTDVDDDADMSDGAAKAKPSAHTADSAPLTQPKDFHLDSDTDVDEEEENQCRTNNTRSKIDEAPTSIDLKPTGSESAFTAPHSLQLDSDTDDEAIPAPAMNESPVVSAVTDSCTTADAGANDSDTDAEEDSPLVIPITVATLSVTPGITLAAAQSDSDADTDVDESSVPPAGDGDNPADPRLDGDTDVEDKEADQGEAGEHQIPNLSRENTSGLPVPLLQNCSTPMQFSEEVEEMETQAFLSPSLGPSRRAAAPAVRPVVLPSCSDSLEDEDFVVAETQSFILQTRNDHAMDPTQAFGLESSGDERDGQSSRGGSFQLGLSDSSHLQCQAQALAMESTQAFVSVGGGVKLDDTQAYAAISTTDRSVGNDPNLEATQAYGGNEEPARSPVTFEKEGQVDLALEATQAYISEPCNDSEDKTDEDERKSLTAAETQPSDFPTSSALVMAETQPVCAYSDEESLATESHISSKTEVMEEHRKAAQPEERSVSGALSIPETQPLCTSEDEELIPRPRKRKAKQLEETQSITSTDYSAVETQSMHLGVDETQPVATSGNEESDDEDSIPFPRKRKAKQLRLEEEETQTLVNSMLSAAETQPMDTCEDNESDDEDSIPGPRKKRKAKPLQLEDEQTQPLISSVVPADETDDEESIGGQRKRKAKPLQLEDEETQSLTNSEASTVESQPMRTNTGPQPQRGKGRPSEAGTSGISVTIKRGTRARLKEEEKQAESSEPPRRQTRGNKAFPTTRGRRQKSRPDESEEEEELEQVKRARGKKSMRQQNDEEEETLERNKQQQQEGMLGEEKDVTELRQQESEEMERERRKIDEQVRLDMEKRELEETERQQRAEQERIERERKDKEEQERLQAEKAERLRLEQERAEKERIERERWEEEEKERADRIQREKEELERKERLECEKAEREEKERLENERIQREKKEQEEKERLEMAKRAAEEQERLERERKEQEHQARLEMEEKEREEKEKLEREKQEKEAKEKQRKDLQENKEDLKTANDDDPARRTRSRSNSSNSVNSERSTSSINTQGSRGRGRGRGAKRTSEPPQATINRGNNRRRTMAAEPSDQSQTTDQDSNDISPLGIVSRSNSSNSPNSEISICSTSSQNRGRGSRQRGRGRKTQPNSTSPISSQSDQNSAPKPTATGRKSRKAELSSSEVSHEDDEEKADSQQASTTRGQRRATVNGPEAANKEGQSSQEEGCASEHSPLAKRNVRGRGRKALKSENVDAPVAPAVSDGDEAKDKRKGRKKELEANAEGAQTAEAAGEEAKDNTIQAKRRSRASGVQGSKNAPPDVEVTDESEKMEEETVERRARGRPSVVRKKKKELQEESGTCVSSISQDANTTSEQPQTPTSSVSRKRQAHADSSPVAKTPRSSSASPAAGGRLRAASQTYKVLFTGVVDEAGEKVLARLGGSMAKGVADMNCLVTDKVRRTVKFLCAVAKGVPIVTTHWLEKSGKAGSFLSPNAFVVNDPEQEKKFNFCLQESLRVASSQPLLQGYEIHVTKSVKPEPVQMKDIISCSGATFLPKMPSSHKPHTVVISCEEDWSLCGPAVSASLPVVTAEFILTGILQQMLDFQTHKLSAPATKLPPAGGRGRGRKKT, via the exons ATGGATGCTACCCAGATGATCAGTGACTCAATCTTGGAGTCGgatgaggaagaaaatgaagaggagAATAAAGATGAGAGGGGCAAACCACTTGCTAAACTGTGCATCCTAAAAAATGAACATGTCCCCGCAGCAG AGTTGCCCCTGTTTTTGGGAGATAATGTAATTGGTCGTGACCCCAACACCTGCACCCTGCCCTTACCAGCACCCTCCGTATCCAAGCGGCACGCCACCATCTGCATCTCTGTGTACAGGAGAAGAGGATCTCGCAGTGAAGTGGATATGGAGGCTTTGGTTTGGGACCTAGGGAGCATGAATGGGACCTGCAAGGGCCGCTTAAAACTGACTCCTAATGTACGCTACGCCCTCGGTGAAGGTGACAGTTTGCTGGTGGCAGACATCCCATGTCAGTATGTCAGCTGTGCTGTAGACACAGTGCCTTCTCAAGGGGACATGAGGGGTCCTGTGAGCAGAAATTCAGGGGTAAAAGCCAGGTTGCGAGATGCCTTGAGAGAAAAGGGGGGTGAAACAAGCACAGGCAGTAAGAAATGTGTCAACGGTGGTACGAAGCCATCATTACTTGATTTAAGTGACACAAGGAAAACTCCTGCCAGAACCACTTGCCTGTCCTTTGAACAAACTCCAACCCAGCCCCAGGGGAGCCTGGTCCCAGAATCTGACTCGGACTCGGATGAAGAAAGAGGGGGGCGAGATTATGGAAGGCGCAAGCCTCTAG TGTCGGATTGTGACTCCCATAAATCCAGTCCCATCTGTTCTACATTCTTGAGTCCCACAAACAAAATTGTCCCTGAAAG cgaGGATGAAAGTCCCATCACACCATCCTCCTCCACTAAAAATAGGCCGTACAGACATGTCAGCATCAGCAAGGAGGAGTCAGACATAGATGTTGGGCGACAGCAGCTGAAGAAAAAAGAGACGCTTGCCATTGTGGAcagcaaagaggaggaagggagggaggaagaaagagcaGCACCAGGAGGGACGACGCTTGAGGAGAGTGGACAAGATGTGCCAGTGAAGCAGGAAAGCAATGTCAGTACTACAAGAGACGAGGAATTGCCTGTGTCCACAAGAGCAGTCTCCACTGATGTGATCCCTGCATTTAACATGGACAGTGACACTGatgtggagggagaggaggaaagtgTGGCTTCTGCGGCTCCTGTGACCTTGAATGCAAACCAAAAAGCAGATCAACCACCAAACACAGCCCAGTTTCACATGGACAGTGATACAGAtgttgatgaagatgaagatacCTTTGATAAAGGTCCAaaatctgtgtctctctctgatGACAATACCAAACCTCCTCATGCTATCCCAGTTATTCAGCCTGAGGGCATCACTATGGACAGTGACACTGATGTGGATGATGACGCTGATATGTCAGACGGTGCTGCAAAAGCAAAACccagtgcacacacagctgattcTGCTCCTTTGACGCAGCCAAAGGATTTCCACCTAGACAGTGACACAGATGttgatgaggaagaagaaaatcaaTGTAGAACAAATAACACACGCTCTAAAATAGATGAAGCACCCACTAGCATAGATTTAAAGCCCACAGGGTCTGAATCTGCCTTTACTGCTCCTCACAGCCTGCAACTAGACAGTGACACAGACGATGAGGCGATCCCTGCCCCTGCTATGAATGAATCCCCGGTGGTGTCTGCTGTTACAGATTCATGCACCACTGCAGATGCAGGAGCAAATGACAGTGATACAGATGCAGAAGAGGATTCTCCGCTGGTTATACCCATTACCGTCGCAACCTTGTCGGTCACTCCTGGTAtcacgttagcagcagctcagtcaGATTCTGATGCAGACACAGATGTGGATGAGTCCAGCGTGCCCCCTGCTGGAGATGGGGACAATCCAGCTGACCCCAGACTGGATGGTGATACAGATGTGGAGGATAAGGAGGCGGACCAGGGAGAGGCAGGAGAGCACCAGATACCTAACCTAAGTAGAGAAAACACTTCTGGATTGCCGGTTCCTCTACTGCAAAACTGCTCTACTCCCATGCAATTTTCAG AAGAAGTGGAAGAGATGGAGACTCAGGCCTTCCTTAGTCCCTCTTTAGGTCCATCTAGAC GTGCAGCGGCTCCTGCTGTAAGACCTGTCGTTTTGCCTTCCTGCTCAGACAGTCTAGAGGATGAGGACTTTGTTGTTGCTGAGACACAGTCCTTTATTCTTCAGACCCGTAATGACCACGCCATGGACCCCACCCAAGCCTTTGGCCTTGAGTCTTCTGGTGACGAAAGAGATGGACAGTCTAGCAGAGGAGGGTCTTTCCAGCTGGGATTGTCTGACAGCAGCCATCTGCAGTGTCAGGCCCAAGCTCTGGCCATGGAGAGCACTCAAGCGTTTGTCTCTGTGGGTGGGGGTGTGAAGCTGGACGATACCCAAGCATATGCAGCCATCTCAACCACAGACAGATCAGTGGGGAATGATCCAAACCTGGAGGCCACCCAGGCCTATGGAGGGAATGAAGAGCCTGCCAGAAGTCCAGTGACATTTGAGAAGGAAGGTCAGGTAGATTTAGCTCTAGAAGCAACACAGGCATACATTTCAGAGCCCTGCAATGATTCAGAGGATAAAACAGatgaagatgagagaaaaagccTTACTGCTGCTGAGACTCAACCGTCAGACTTTCCCACCTCATCTGCTCTTGTCATGGCTGAAACCCAACCAGTGTGTGCATATAGCGATGAGGAGAGTTTGGCAACAGAGAGTCACATTTCCTCTAAAACAGAAGTGATGGAAGAACACAGGAAGGCAGCTCAACCCGAGGAGAGGTCCGTCAGTGGAGCTCTGTCAATACCTGAAACTCAGCCCTTGTGTACAAGTGAAGATGAGGAATTGATTCCACGTCCAcggaaaagaaaagcaaagcagCTGGAAGAGACGCAATCCATCACTAGTACTGACTATTCTGCTGTTGAAACCCAGTCCATGCATTTAGGTGTGGATGAAACTCAGCCTGTGGCTACAAGCGGAAATGAGGAAAGCGATGATGAGGACTCTATTCCGTTTCCAcggaaaagaaaagcaaagcaaCTGCGActtgaagaagaagagactCAGACGCTTGTAAATTCTatgctctctgctgctgaaaCTCAGCCCATGGATACATGTGAAGATAATGAAAGTGATGATGAGGACTCAATTCCAGGTCCacgaaaaaaaagaaaagcaaagccACTGCAGCTTGAAGACGAGCAAACACAGCCCCTCATCAGTTCTGTTGTTCCTGCTGATGAAACCGACGATGAGGAGTCAATTGGAGGTCAacgaaaaagaaaagcaaagccACTGCAACTTGAGGATGAGGAGACGCAGTCGCTCACAAATTCTGAGGCCTCTACTGTTGAATCTCAGCCAATGAGAACAAATACTGGCCCACAGCCTCAGAGAGGAAAGGGGAGACCATctgaagctggaaccagtggcATTAGCGTTACAATTAAAAGAGGGACAAGGGCAAGAttaaaagaagaggagaagcagGCAGAGAGTTCTGAACCTCCCAGGAGACAGACAAGAGGGAATAAAGCTTTTCCAACTACCAGAGGAAGGAGGCAAAAATCCAGGCCTGAtgagagtgaggaagaggaggagttaGAGCAGGTTAAGCGGGCTAGAGGGAAAAAATCCATGAGGCAACAGAacgatgaagaagaagaaacacttGAAAGAaacaagcaacaacaacaagaagggATGTtgggagaggagaaagatgTTACAGAGCTCAGACAACAAGAGAGTGAAGAAAtggagagggaaaggaggaAGATTGATGAACAAGTAAGACTGGACATGGAGAAAAGAGAACTAGAGGAAACAGAGAGGCAGCAGAGGGCAGAACAGGAGAGAAtagaaagggaaagaaaagacaaggaAGAGCAAGAAAGATTACAAGCTGAAAAGGCAGAAAGGTTAAGACTTGAGCAGGAGAGAGCAGAAAAGGAGAGAATAGAGCGGGAAAgatgggaagaagaagaaaaggaaagagctGATAGGATACAGagggaaaaagaagaattagaaagaaaagagagattaGAGTGTGAAAAAGCAGAGcgagaagaaaaggagagattAGAGAATGAGAGAatacaaagggaaaaaaaggaacaagaagaaaaagaaagactggAAATGGCAAAGAGGGCAGCAGAAGAACAAGAGAGACttgagagggagaggaaagaacaAGAACACCAAGCAAGGCTGGAGatggaagaaaaggaaagagaagaaaaagaaaaactggagagagaaaaacaagaaaaagaagcaaaagaaaaacaaagaaaagatctacaagaaaacaaagaagacTTAAAAACGGCCAACGATGATGACCCAGCAAGGAGAACCAGATCTCGCTCCAACTCTTCCAACTCTGTCAACTCAGAGAGGTCCACTTCAAGCATCAACACCCAAGGGAGTAGGGGGAGAGGCCGAGGAAGAGGAGCAAAGAGGACCAGTGAGCCACCCCAGGCAACCATCAACAGAGGCAACAACAGGAGGAGGACAATGGCTGCAGAGCCGTCTGACCAGAGTCAAACAACAGACCAGGACAGTAATGATATTTCTCCTCTAGGAATCGTGTCAAGGTCCAACTCCTCCAACTCCCCTAACTCTGAGATTTCCATCTGCAGCACCAGCTCTCagaacagaggaagaggaagcagGCAGcgaggaagagggaggaaaacACAGCCCAACTCCACTTCTCCTATCAGTAGTCAGAGTGATCAGAATTCAGCTCCCAAACCCACAGCCACAGGCAGGAAGAGCAGGAAAGCAGAGTTATCCTCTAGTGAGGTTTCtcatgaagatgatgaagagaaggCAGACTCTCAGCAGGCTAGTACCACTAGGGGGCAGAGGCGAGCCACTGTAAATGGCCCTGAAGCTGCAAATAAGGAAGGCCAGTCAAGTCAGGAGGAAGGATGTGCCAGTGAACACTCACCTCTGGCTAAAAGGAATGTCAGGGGCAGAGGCCGAAAagcattaaaaagtgaaaatgtagaTGCACCAGTCGCTCCTGCAGTCAGTGATGGAGATGAGGctaaagacaaaagaaaaggtAGAAAGAAAGAGTTGGAGGCAAATGCAGAGGGTGCCCAAACAGCAGAGGCAGCAGGGGAAGAAGCAAAAGATAATACCATCCAAGCTAAGAGGAGAAGTAGAGCATCAGGTGTCCAGGGGAGTAAGAACGCTCCCCCTGATGTGGAGGTGACAGACGAGAGTGAGAAAATGGAGGAAGAGACTGTTGAGAGGAGAGCCAGAGGTCGGCCATCAGTGGTccggaaaaaaaagaaagagttgCAAGAAGAAAGTGGGACATGTGTCAGTTCCATTAGCCAAGATGCTAATACGACATCAGAG CAGCCTCAGACTCCAACCAGCAGTGTATCCCGGAAACGACAGGCTCATGCAGACTCCTCTCCTGTGGCAAAGACCCCTCGCTCTTCCTCTGCTTCCCCAGCAGCTGGTGGTCGACTACGAGCTGCCAGCCAGACCTACAAG GTGCTGTTCACAGGAGTGGTGGATGAAGCAGGGGAGAAAGTGCTGGCTCGTTTAGGAGGCAGCATGGCTAAAGGCGTGGCGGACATGAACTGTCTGGTGACTGATAAGGTGCGCAGGACTGTGAAGTTCCTGTGCGCGGTGGCTAAAGGAGTCCCCATCGTCACCACACACTGGCTGGAAAAG agTGGTAAAGCTGGGAGCTTCCTGTCTCCTAATGCTTTTGTTGTGAATGATccagaacaggaaaaaaagttcaatttctGCCTGCAGGAGTCTCTGAGGGTTGCCAGCAGTCAGCCTCTCTTACAG GGATATGAGATCCATGTTACAAAGTCAGTGAAGCCAGAGCCAGTTCAAATGAAGGACATCATTTCATGCAGTGGAGCTACATTTCTTCCCAAGATGCCTTCTTCCCACAAG CCTCACACTGTAGTGATTTCCTGCGAGGAGGACTGGTCACTCTGCGGCCCAGCTGTCTCCGCGTCTCTCCCAGTCGTCACTGCGGAGTTCATTCTCACAGGGATCCTCCAGCAGATGCTTGACTTTCAGACCCATAAGCTCTCTGCCCCTGCAACGAAGCTGCCACCTGCaggaggcagagggaggggCAGGAAGAAGACATAG